The following proteins come from a genomic window of Pyxidicoccus sp. MSG2:
- a CDS encoding type IV pilus twitching motility protein PilT: MNATPRIASLFDSLLEQKGSDLHMSVGYPPLGRIRGELVPLREAPLSVPEMESLLFELINPEQKRQITEDLDLDFAYGYGTKARFRANYFYKMTGLGAVFRTIPSKVLSLEDLKTPEVVRKLADRRSGLVLVTGPTGSGKSTTLAGMINYINHTRPAHVLTIEDPVEFVHESQKAQVTHREVGPHASSFATAIRSAGREDPNVILIGELRTNETMKLALQLASFGVLVFATVHTNSAPATIDRIINAFPAEEQGQVRGMLAESLAGIVAQQLLKTADGKGRVAALEILVGGSAIASMIREGKVFQIASKMQAGQGQGMQTLDMHLERLVKDNVVTPEAALEKAQDKENLAKVISRLKPDWEVPEALKSI; encoded by the coding sequence ATGAACGCCACCCCCCGAATCGCCTCCCTGTTCGACTCGCTGCTGGAGCAGAAGGGCAGTGACTTGCACATGAGCGTGGGCTACCCGCCCCTGGGCCGCATCCGCGGCGAGCTGGTGCCGCTGCGCGAGGCGCCCCTCAGCGTGCCGGAGATGGAGTCGCTGCTCTTCGAGCTCATCAACCCGGAGCAGAAGCGCCAGATTACCGAGGACCTGGACCTGGACTTCGCCTACGGCTACGGCACCAAGGCCCGCTTCCGCGCCAACTACTTCTACAAGATGACGGGCCTGGGCGCGGTGTTCCGCACCATTCCCAGCAAGGTGCTGTCGCTGGAGGATTTGAAGACGCCGGAGGTGGTGCGCAAGCTGGCGGACCGGCGCAGCGGGCTGGTGCTGGTGACGGGCCCCACGGGCAGCGGCAAGTCCACGACGCTGGCGGGGATGATCAACTACATCAACCACACGCGCCCGGCGCACGTCCTCACCATCGAGGACCCTGTTGAATTCGTGCACGAGTCGCAGAAGGCGCAGGTGACGCACCGCGAGGTGGGCCCGCACGCGTCCAGCTTCGCCACGGCCATCCGCTCGGCGGGCCGCGAGGACCCGAACGTCATCCTCATCGGCGAGCTTCGCACCAACGAGACGATGAAGCTGGCGCTGCAGCTGGCGAGCTTCGGCGTGTTGGTGTTCGCCACGGTGCACACCAACAGCGCGCCGGCCACCATCGACCGCATCATCAACGCCTTCCCCGCCGAGGAGCAGGGCCAGGTGCGCGGCATGCTGGCGGAGAGCCTCGCGGGCATCGTCGCGCAGCAGCTCCTCAAGACGGCGGACGGCAAGGGCCGCGTGGCGGCGCTGGAAATCCTGGTGGGTGGCAGCGCCATTGCCTCGATGATTCGCGAGGGCAAGGTGTTCCAGATTGCGTCCAAGATGCAGGCCGGCCAGGGGCAGGGCATGCAGACCCTGGACATGCACTTGGAGCGGCTGGTGAAGGACAACGTGGTTACGCCCGAGGCCGCGCTGGAGAAGGCGCAGGACAAGGAGAACCTCGCCAAGGTCATCTCCCGGCTGAAGCCCGACTGGGAAGTCCCAGAGGCGCTCAAGTCGATTTGA
- a CDS encoding GNAT family N-acetyltransferase, whose amino-acid sequence MTMKQVDPGVEMAPAPVLDVAGLPNDLMTAVKFSLPTDEDMTAVATLRAGSEPWKSRGETQEDSLKALTQLKPYVHVAKVQNQLVGYVTVERDGPVPGAAYLRNIVVKPEVRRKGLGKVLLEQALKAARDMYRKTIALRVDPSNSAAVSFYRKEGFTTVATVVSKKSGKLRLLMSREL is encoded by the coding sequence ATGACGATGAAGCAGGTGGACCCGGGCGTGGAGATGGCCCCAGCGCCGGTGCTGGATGTGGCGGGCCTGCCGAACGACCTGATGACGGCGGTAAAGTTCTCCTTGCCCACGGATGAGGACATGACGGCGGTGGCGACCCTGCGCGCTGGCTCCGAGCCCTGGAAGAGCCGGGGTGAGACGCAGGAGGACAGCCTCAAGGCCCTCACCCAGCTGAAGCCCTATGTCCATGTGGCGAAGGTGCAGAACCAGCTGGTCGGCTACGTGACTGTCGAGCGGGACGGCCCGGTGCCGGGCGCGGCGTACCTGCGCAACATCGTGGTGAAGCCCGAGGTGCGCCGCAAGGGCCTGGGCAAGGTGCTGCTGGAGCAGGCGCTCAAGGCGGCCCGTGACATGTACCGGAAGACCATCGCCCTCCGGGTGGACCCGTCCAACTCGGCCGCGGTGAGCTTCTACCGGAAGGAAGGCTTCACCACCGTGGCCACGGTGGTTTCCAAGAAGTCCGGCAAGCTCCGGCTCCTGATGTCCCGCGAGCTGTAG
- a CDS encoding TIGR02269 family lipoprotein — MRLFLAFAVLISAVSWLGCATAARPPMQQVRDSAELECDEPGDDQCVTLLCLGDACGFYRCEDLPGEVELARFPPSRPPAAAAAPGMGPQRNWGGAQHLPKGAVMVFPNWNGAHDRLIPPSRQLTPGHWEKHHILPRAEEFSLWFAGRGIKIHDYTMPIPRALHRRIHGNDGRGGPWNQAWRDFMKTNRGATPEDIYKHAGELIHRFELIGGPVQPYHSRPGA; from the coding sequence ATGCGCCTGTTCCTCGCGTTCGCTGTCTTGATCTCCGCCGTGTCCTGGCTGGGCTGCGCCACCGCCGCCAGACCACCCATGCAGCAGGTCCGGGATTCGGCGGAGCTGGAGTGCGACGAGCCAGGGGACGACCAGTGCGTCACCCTGCTCTGCCTGGGTGACGCCTGCGGCTTCTACCGCTGCGAAGACCTGCCCGGAGAAGTCGAGCTGGCACGCTTCCCGCCTTCGCGTCCGCCCGCTGCGGCCGCGGCACCGGGCATGGGTCCCCAGAGGAATTGGGGAGGTGCGCAGCACCTGCCGAAAGGCGCCGTCATGGTGTTCCCCAACTGGAACGGCGCCCATGACAGGCTCATCCCGCCGTCACGCCAGCTCACGCCCGGACATTGGGAGAAGCACCACATCTTACCCCGGGCCGAGGAGTTCTCGCTGTGGTTCGCTGGGCGAGGCATCAAGATTCACGACTACACCATGCCGATTCCGCGTGCCCTCCACCGGAGGATTCACGGGAACGACGGGCGTGGCGGGCCGTGGAACCAGGCCTGGCGGGACTTCATGAAGACGAACCGCGGAGCCACCCCCGAGGATATCTACAAGCATGCAGGGGAACTCATCCACCGCTTCGAACTCATCGGTGGCCCTGTTCAGCCCTACCATTCCCGTCCGGGAGCGTGA
- a CDS encoding response regulator: MNFQSRVLLIDDDADLLDIYTWALEELGYAVTVAHDGQEGLEQALVLRPDLIITDVCMPRMTGLELCHRLRADERLRNTPLILHSSEHAMLAPRGEVFLPKEGDLSRFLAQVRRSLGGGRDGPSLASVA; the protein is encoded by the coding sequence ATGAACTTCCAGTCCAGGGTTCTCCTCATCGACGACGACGCGGACCTCCTCGACATCTACACGTGGGCCCTCGAGGAGCTGGGCTACGCGGTCACCGTCGCCCATGACGGCCAGGAGGGGCTGGAGCAGGCCCTGGTGCTGCGGCCCGACCTCATCATCACCGACGTATGCATGCCGCGGATGACCGGGCTGGAGCTGTGTCACCGCCTGCGTGCCGACGAGCGCTTGCGAAACACGCCGCTCATCCTGCACAGCAGCGAGCACGCCATGCTCGCTCCGCGCGGGGAAGTCTTCCTGCCCAAGGAAGGTGACCTGTCGCGCTTCCTGGCGCAGGTGAGACGCAGCCTCGGCGGAGGACGGGACGGTCCCTCGCTCGCCTCCGTCGCCTGA
- a CDS encoding Ig-like domain-containing protein — MTPKHLLPLSLFVLAACGGGSKPAPEPTPDPTPASCDATGLSVTLLSPTGPVTTRGVVPVALAISGQVDRVDLMRDGLVLATLTAPYTFEWDTASVAEGTYQLLGRATCGTTRVTSAIQPVVVDRTPPSLTERSPAPGAEVAAGGAIRLDFSEPLLPSSVTADSLALKVDGQHVEASVALSPDGRTLTLTPAQPLVAPASAEVTLTDALTDGVGNAVVPPAPWTFSVPRWLDAQGAVTLAAANERFAQPPILQLDTAGRPALVFRVASGPTGAYAARTSRWTGSAWTPLVDSGGSGSLAVAFAMGKEDRIMLSDLRDVGGWRLDLEYHTPRRTPASDFIFNCESPVAAVGPRGLGVVAAAYAISRVPPFVILVEGFGDNGQVEFPDLPGAHEDEDQRLPALAMDAEDRPVVAWLDERGAIAVARWKGTFWELLGTRLPTQGLSGEPTLRVDAQGRFVLAWREVEGSESRVRLHRFTTGDWSAMASPSGVAPPPAAAPSLAMDLDAEGNPVLAWTEAGSPAKVRVMRYSGSGWTSLDEVSRAGVDVLVGRGGLELDGRGQPVLATAVRAAEVSDVRVWRVNRLEP, encoded by the coding sequence ATGACCCCCAAGCACCTGCTGCCCCTGTCCCTGTTCGTCCTCGCCGCGTGTGGCGGCGGCTCCAAGCCTGCTCCGGAGCCCACGCCGGACCCGACGCCCGCCAGCTGCGACGCCACGGGCCTGTCCGTGACGCTGCTTTCCCCCACGGGCCCGGTGACGACGCGGGGCGTGGTGCCGGTGGCGCTCGCCATCTCCGGGCAGGTGGACCGGGTGGACCTGATGCGCGACGGCCTGGTGCTGGCGACGCTGACCGCGCCGTACACCTTCGAGTGGGACACTGCGTCCGTGGCCGAGGGCACCTACCAGCTCCTGGGCCGCGCCACCTGCGGCACGACGCGAGTCACCAGCGCCATCCAGCCGGTGGTGGTGGACCGGACGCCGCCCTCCCTCACCGAGCGCTCACCCGCGCCCGGCGCGGAGGTCGCCGCGGGCGGCGCCATCCGGCTGGACTTCTCCGAGCCCCTGCTGCCCTCCAGCGTCACCGCGGACTCCCTCGCGCTGAAGGTGGACGGACAGCACGTGGAGGCGAGCGTCGCCCTGTCCCCGGACGGACGCACGCTGACGCTGACGCCGGCACAGCCCCTGGTGGCCCCGGCGAGCGCCGAGGTGACGCTGACGGACGCGCTGACGGACGGCGTGGGCAACGCGGTGGTGCCTCCCGCGCCGTGGACGTTCTCGGTGCCGCGCTGGCTGGACGCCCAGGGGGCCGTGACGCTCGCGGCGGCCAACGAGCGCTTCGCTCAGCCTCCCATCCTCCAGCTCGACACCGCGGGCCGGCCCGCGCTGGTCTTCCGTGTCGCGAGCGGGCCCACGGGCGCCTACGCGGCGCGGACCTCGCGCTGGACGGGCAGCGCGTGGACGCCCCTGGTGGACAGCGGGGGCTCCGGCTCGCTCGCCGTCGCCTTCGCCATGGGGAAGGAGGACCGCATCATGCTCTCGGACCTCCGCGATGTCGGGGGCTGGCGCCTCGACCTCGAGTACCACACGCCCCGGCGGACTCCGGCGAGCGACTTCATCTTCAACTGCGAGTCCCCCGTCGCGGCGGTGGGGCCCCGGGGCCTGGGCGTGGTCGCCGCCGCCTACGCCATCAGCCGGGTTCCTCCATTCGTCATCCTCGTCGAGGGCTTTGGCGACAACGGACAGGTCGAGTTCCCCGACCTGCCGGGCGCGCACGAAGACGAGGACCAGCGTCTTCCCGCGCTCGCCATGGATGCGGAGGACCGTCCCGTGGTGGCCTGGCTGGATGAGCGCGGCGCCATCGCCGTGGCTCGCTGGAAGGGCACGTTCTGGGAGTTGCTGGGCACCCGTCTTCCGACGCAGGGCCTCAGTGGCGAGCCCACCCTGCGTGTCGACGCGCAGGGGCGGTTCGTCCTGGCCTGGCGCGAGGTGGAGGGCAGCGAGAGCCGGGTGCGTCTGCACCGCTTCACCACCGGCGACTGGTCCGCGATGGCGTCTCCGTCCGGAGTGGCCCCGCCGCCCGCCGCCGCGCCCTCGCTTGCGATGGACCTGGATGCCGAGGGCAACCCCGTGCTGGCCTGGACGGAGGCTGGCTCGCCCGCGAAGGTGAGGGTGATGCGCTATTCCGGCTCCGGGTGGACGTCGCTCGACGAGGTGTCGCGCGCGGGCGTGGACGTCCTCGTGGGACGGGGAGGGCTGGAATTGGATGGCCGGGGGCAGCCGGTGCTGGCCACGGCGGTGCGCGCGGCGGAGGTGTCGGACGTGCGGGTCTGGCGCGTCAACCGCCTGGAGCCGTAG
- a CDS encoding regulatory protein RecX, giving the protein MDESRDDQDRKAARPLKQKRPRKVSPTYLENAALHYLKRYAATQSQLQRVLMRRVDKSLKFHGGDRAEALGWMDALMAKLVRNGLLNDEAYARMKATSLRASGRSTRMIAQKLRMKGVSSELVARKVADATSEVSDEDAARIWARKKRLGPFRKNAQTREENRQKDLASLARAGFPFGIAKKVIDSDPA; this is encoded by the coding sequence ATGGACGAGTCGCGGGACGACCAGGACAGGAAGGCGGCGCGCCCACTGAAGCAGAAGCGGCCCCGGAAGGTGTCGCCCACGTACCTGGAGAACGCCGCGCTGCACTACCTGAAGCGGTACGCAGCCACACAGAGCCAGCTCCAGCGTGTGTTGATGCGCCGGGTGGACAAGTCCCTCAAGTTCCACGGCGGAGACCGCGCGGAGGCGCTCGGGTGGATGGACGCGCTCATGGCCAAGCTCGTCCGCAACGGGCTCCTCAATGACGAGGCCTACGCGCGGATGAAGGCCACATCCCTGCGCGCCTCCGGCCGCAGCACCCGGATGATTGCCCAGAAGCTCCGGATGAAGGGCGTCTCCTCGGAGCTCGTCGCCCGGAAGGTGGCGGACGCCACGTCCGAGGTCTCCGACGAGGACGCCGCGCGCATCTGGGCGAGGAAGAAGCGCCTGGGTCCCTTCCGGAAGAACGCGCAGACGCGCGAGGAGAACCGCCAGAAAGACCTCGCCTCCCTCGCACGGGCGGGCTTCCCCTTCGGCATCGCGAAGAAGGTCATCGACTCGGACCCCGCGTAG
- a CDS encoding type IV pilus twitching motility protein PilT, which translates to MKPLAELLRHLSRPGVTELTLATGRPPMIRGSNGYEPVDPAAVTTEDVTRALQAMVGLARASSVAETPVQWSVNANGIGALSIAAMRRGDLLHLRLSRVTDAAPATAAQPAAAAQPAAAQPAAAPAPAAAPAPAVARAPVPPAAAPAPAAPATRPAPVQAPAAAAPAPAVAPPPARAMPRASGGMWRELAGLLEEARSQGASDVHVVAERPPLFRLAGELVPRGGVLDAARVEELLLPVVPERLRAVLEREGSCDFSLESPEMGRFRVNVGRQRTGLKGTFRVIARDIPTLESLGLPGDIAKAVHHHQGLIVITGPSGHGKTSTLTALVDIINRETTHHVLTVEDPVEFVHPRKKALISQREVGSHTKTFASALKGSLREDPDVIVVGELRDTETVRMALAASETGHLLISTMNTPSAAKTIDRLIDLFPPADQQQVRLSLSSGLRLIVSQRLMAGADGKGMVAAAEVLPGSVALGNLIRDNKTFQIPSLQQRGKSLGIVRFEDSLADLVRSGKVKLEVAKGFADNPDELEAVVTGKRPGTVAAPETSQDSARLLSKMGSLMGRKGS; encoded by the coding sequence ATGAAACCCCTCGCAGAGCTGTTGCGGCACCTGTCGCGTCCCGGAGTCACGGAGCTGACCCTGGCGACCGGCCGCCCGCCGATGATCCGTGGAAGCAACGGCTACGAACCGGTGGACCCCGCGGCCGTGACGACGGAAGACGTCACCCGCGCGCTGCAGGCCATGGTGGGCCTGGCCCGCGCCTCCAGCGTGGCGGAGACGCCGGTGCAGTGGTCCGTCAATGCCAACGGGATTGGCGCGCTCTCCATTGCCGCCATGCGGCGGGGGGACCTCCTCCACCTGCGGCTCTCCCGGGTGACGGACGCCGCGCCGGCCACCGCCGCGCAGCCCGCCGCCGCAGCGCAGCCCGCCGCAGCGCAGCCCGCCGCAGCGCCAGCGCCCGCCGCAGCGCCAGCGCCCGCCGTCGCGCGCGCGCCCGTCCCTCCGGCGGCGGCACCCGCACCCGCCGCACCCGCCACCCGGCCAGCTCCGGTGCAGGCCCCGGCAGCAGCGGCCCCGGCGCCAGCGGTGGCGCCGCCCCCCGCTCGTGCCATGCCCCGCGCGTCGGGCGGTATGTGGCGCGAGCTGGCCGGGCTGCTCGAGGAGGCCCGGAGCCAGGGCGCCAGCGACGTGCACGTGGTGGCGGAACGCCCTCCCCTCTTCCGCCTCGCCGGCGAGCTGGTGCCGCGGGGTGGCGTGCTGGACGCGGCGCGCGTGGAGGAGCTGCTGCTTCCGGTGGTGCCCGAGCGGCTGCGCGCGGTGCTGGAGCGCGAGGGCAGCTGTGACTTCTCGCTGGAGTCGCCGGAGATGGGGCGCTTCCGGGTCAACGTGGGCCGGCAGCGCACGGGCCTCAAGGGCACCTTCCGCGTGATTGCCCGCGACATCCCCACGCTGGAGTCGCTGGGCCTGCCGGGGGACATCGCCAAGGCGGTGCACCACCACCAGGGCCTCATCGTCATCACCGGCCCGTCCGGCCACGGCAAGACGAGCACGCTGACGGCGCTCGTGGACATCATCAACCGCGAGACGACGCACCACGTGCTCACCGTGGAGGACCCGGTGGAGTTCGTCCACCCGCGCAAGAAGGCGCTCATCAGCCAGCGTGAGGTCGGCTCCCACACGAAGACCTTCGCCAGCGCGCTCAAGGGCAGCCTCCGCGAGGACCCGGACGTCATCGTGGTGGGCGAATTGCGCGACACGGAGACGGTGCGCATGGCGCTGGCGGCCAGCGAGACGGGCCACCTGCTCATCAGCACCATGAACACGCCGAGCGCGGCGAAGACCATCGACCGGCTCATCGACCTCTTCCCGCCCGCGGACCAGCAGCAGGTGCGCCTGTCCTTGTCCAGCGGCCTGCGCCTCATCGTCAGCCAGCGGCTGATGGCGGGCGCGGACGGTAAGGGCATGGTGGCCGCGGCGGAGGTGCTGCCGGGCTCCGTCGCGCTGGGCAACCTCATCCGCGACAACAAGACGTTCCAGATTCCGTCGCTGCAGCAGCGCGGCAAGAGCCTGGGCATCGTCCGCTTCGAGGACTCGCTCGCGGACCTGGTGCGCTCCGGCAAGGTGAAGCTGGAGGTGGCGAAGGGCTTCGCGGACAACCCGGACGAGCTGGAGGCCGTCGTCACCGGCAAGCGCCCCGGCACCGTGGCGGCGCCGGAGACGTCGCAGGACAGCGCGCGGCTGTTGAGCAAGATGGGCTCGCTGATGGGCAGGAAGGGCTCCTGA
- a CDS encoding cytochrome P450 has protein sequence MQTYDLFAPTTDAERLDLYARMRAEPGLCRIEPFGAWAAARYDDVRAIQKDSQHFSSEALAVTAEPPWLGPNPVAQSLVTRDPPRHTQLRALVNRAFGTSGMARMEAQVRHEAETLAEAAVRQREVDFVDALSFVLPRNVIGRMLGLEPSTFTEFKRWSVNMGLITSAVPEQHQGIRDTVKEMETYLGDVIAARRRQPGDDMVSDLLRAEVEGRQLTDAEVLSFLFLLLPAGMETTAQLIGNAAILLARFPEQLEHARADKAHIPRFVEEVLRYESPTQFAFRIAVTDVELSGTKVPAGSFVMGLVGSANRDERVFEQPDRFLPGRDKGTQHLAFGHGIHFCLGAQLARMEARLALEALVPRIRAVKLRSPDIQWLPGLTIHGPQTLPVELTPA, from the coding sequence TTGCAGACGTACGACTTGTTCGCCCCCACCACCGACGCCGAGCGCCTGGACCTGTACGCGCGCATGCGCGCCGAGCCCGGCCTCTGCCGCATCGAGCCCTTCGGTGCCTGGGCCGCCGCCCGCTACGACGACGTGCGCGCGATTCAGAAGGACTCGCAGCACTTCTCCTCCGAGGCGCTCGCGGTGACGGCCGAGCCCCCGTGGCTCGGGCCCAACCCGGTGGCACAGTCGCTCGTCACGAGAGACCCGCCGCGCCACACGCAGCTCCGCGCGCTGGTGAACCGCGCCTTCGGCACCTCGGGCATGGCACGTATGGAGGCCCAGGTACGCCACGAAGCCGAGACACTGGCCGAGGCCGCCGTCCGCCAGCGCGAGGTGGACTTCGTGGACGCCCTCTCCTTCGTGCTGCCGCGCAATGTCATTGGCCGCATGCTGGGCCTGGAGCCGTCCACCTTCACCGAGTTCAAGCGCTGGTCGGTGAACATGGGCCTCATCACCTCCGCCGTGCCCGAGCAGCACCAGGGCATCCGCGACACCGTGAAGGAGATGGAGACCTATCTCGGCGACGTCATCGCCGCGCGCCGCCGCCAGCCCGGGGACGACATGGTGAGCGACCTGCTCCGCGCGGAGGTGGAGGGCCGCCAGCTCACCGACGCGGAGGTCCTCTCCTTCCTCTTCCTGCTGCTGCCCGCGGGCATGGAGACGACGGCGCAGCTCATCGGCAACGCGGCCATCCTGCTCGCCCGCTTCCCCGAGCAGCTCGAGCACGCGCGGGCGGACAAGGCGCACATCCCCCGCTTCGTCGAGGAGGTGCTCCGCTACGAGTCCCCCACCCAGTTCGCCTTCCGCATCGCGGTGACGGACGTGGAGCTGTCCGGCACGAAGGTGCCCGCGGGCAGCTTCGTCATGGGCCTGGTGGGGAGCGCCAATCGAGACGAGCGCGTGTTCGAGCAGCCGGACCGGTTCCTCCCCGGCCGCGACAAGGGCACCCAGCACCTCGCCTTCGGGCATGGCATCCACTTCTGCCTGGGCGCGCAGCTCGCGCGGATGGAGGCCCGACTCGCGCTGGAGGCGCTCGTCCCCCGCATCCGCGCCGTGAAGCTCCGCTCCCCGGACATCCAGTGGCTCCCCGGCCTCACCATCCACGGGCCCCAGACGCTTCCGGTGGAGCTCACCCCGGCCTGA
- a CDS encoding GTP-binding protein yields MQLNHAQRELTLKIVYYGPGLSGKTTNLRHLHARASAEVRGRLLTVETHDDRTLFFDLLPVFFSTSSGFKVKVKLFTVPGQVIHNATRRIVLQGADAVAFIADSRRSATADNNAYWRNLQENMKENGLDVDQVPVVIQFNKRDLPDARSDAEMEVARKRGSEAVVGAVALKGEGVLETFHAVAQAAYRRLDARAHLARNVGLTEEEFLEQIFRRMDVTGTELEARYGQPAGGERSGSGGGR; encoded by the coding sequence TTGCAACTCAACCACGCCCAGCGAGAGCTGACGCTCAAGATCGTCTACTACGGGCCCGGGCTGAGCGGGAAGACGACGAACCTGCGCCATCTCCATGCCCGAGCCTCCGCGGAAGTGCGCGGCCGCCTGCTCACCGTGGAGACCCACGACGACCGCACCCTCTTCTTCGACCTGCTGCCCGTCTTCTTCTCCACCTCCTCCGGCTTCAAGGTGAAGGTGAAGCTGTTCACGGTGCCCGGCCAGGTCATCCACAACGCGACGCGCCGCATCGTGCTCCAGGGCGCCGACGCGGTCGCCTTCATCGCCGACAGCCGGCGCAGCGCCACCGCGGACAACAATGCCTACTGGCGCAACCTGCAGGAGAACATGAAGGAGAACGGCCTGGACGTGGACCAGGTGCCGGTGGTCATCCAGTTCAACAAGAGGGACTTGCCGGACGCCCGGTCGGACGCGGAGATGGAAGTGGCGCGCAAGCGGGGGAGCGAGGCGGTGGTGGGGGCGGTGGCGCTCAAGGGCGAAGGCGTGCTGGAGACCTTCCACGCGGTGGCGCAGGCGGCCTACCGACGGCTGGACGCTCGCGCCCACCTGGCGCGCAACGTGGGGCTGACGGAGGAAGAATTCCTGGAGCAGATCTTCCGGAGGATGGACGTCACGGGCACGGAGCTGGAGGCCCGCTATGGGCAGCCGGCCGGCGGTGAGCGCAGCGGCAGCGGGGGCGGACGATGA
- a CDS encoding VOC family protein → MSDTGKPAVVGSVGWMDLTVKDAVKVKDFYRDVVGWTASGLDMGGYEDFVMTPAGSETPAGGVCHARGPNADMPGGWVVYITVENLDRSLERVTAMGGKVRGQVRSAGGMGRFCLIEDPSGAVSALFESAKKD, encoded by the coding sequence ATGAGCGACACAGGCAAGCCGGCGGTGGTGGGCAGCGTGGGTTGGATGGACCTCACGGTGAAGGACGCCGTGAAGGTGAAGGACTTCTACCGGGACGTGGTGGGCTGGACGGCGAGCGGCCTGGACATGGGCGGGTACGAAGACTTCGTGATGACTCCGGCCGGCAGCGAGACACCCGCCGGGGGCGTGTGCCACGCGCGGGGCCCCAACGCGGACATGCCGGGCGGGTGGGTGGTCTACATCACCGTGGAGAACCTGGACCGCAGCCTGGAGCGCGTCACCGCGATGGGCGGCAAGGTGCGCGGCCAGGTGCGGTCCGCCGGAGGCATGGGCCGCTTCTGCCTCATCGAGGACCCGTCCGGCGCGGTGTCCGCGCTGTTCGAGTCGGCGAAGAAGGACTGA
- a CDS encoding lipase/acyltransferase domain-containing protein yields MLARTLLRRCFAWALVATALTGCSVARVNLAPPTGDEVTLLVPGYRGSFLFTEGPEPERAWFSPGDVVTRGERSLALPFPGQRPASRFGPLVPDGPMTKLTLIPLLASIDVYRPVMEFGRERLPGFSAFGYDWRRDVRESAGKLCARIEQLVAEGGGRRKVNLVVHSMGGLVALHCLLHGGSEPGTQPWAGAAHVQRVVFVGTPFRGSPGIFDDLLEGTATGRNTALLRPEALFTFASSFQLLPWRGDFFVDAAGAPVALDAFAPEQWWQRGWSVFEEAALREDMAYREQLARMLEARRALADALAPREGLPPPPFQTLVVVGTGRPTTSGYRMKDGVLDVDDEAKADGDGAVLATSAVPALPLPFERLDSRAEHVALMSDDEVLRAIARFLGHPVP; encoded by the coding sequence ATGCTTGCAAGGACGTTGCTTCGAAGGTGCTTCGCCTGGGCCCTGGTGGCCACCGCCCTCACGGGCTGCTCCGTGGCCCGGGTGAACCTGGCTCCGCCCACTGGAGATGAAGTGACGCTGCTGGTGCCCGGCTACCGCGGCAGCTTTCTCTTCACGGAGGGGCCGGAGCCCGAGCGTGCGTGGTTCTCGCCGGGGGACGTCGTCACTCGTGGGGAGCGCTCGCTCGCGCTGCCGTTTCCGGGACAGCGCCCCGCGTCCCGCTTCGGTCCCCTGGTGCCGGACGGGCCGATGACGAAGCTCACGCTCATCCCGCTGCTCGCGTCCATCGACGTGTATCGCCCGGTGATGGAGTTCGGCCGCGAGCGGCTCCCGGGCTTCTCCGCGTTCGGCTACGACTGGCGGCGCGATGTGCGCGAGAGCGCGGGGAAGCTGTGTGCGCGCATCGAGCAACTCGTGGCCGAGGGCGGGGGACGGCGCAAGGTGAACCTCGTGGTGCACAGCATGGGCGGGCTGGTCGCGCTGCACTGCTTGCTGCACGGAGGCTCGGAGCCGGGCACGCAGCCGTGGGCGGGCGCCGCGCACGTGCAGCGCGTGGTGTTCGTGGGCACGCCCTTCCGGGGCTCTCCGGGCATCTTCGACGACCTGCTCGAAGGCACCGCCACCGGACGGAACACGGCGCTGCTCCGCCCCGAGGCCCTCTTCACCTTCGCGTCCTCCTTCCAGTTGCTGCCGTGGCGGGGCGACTTCTTCGTGGACGCGGCGGGCGCGCCCGTCGCCCTGGATGCCTTCGCGCCGGAGCAGTGGTGGCAGCGGGGCTGGAGTGTCTTCGAGGAGGCCGCGCTGCGCGAGGACATGGCCTACCGCGAGCAGCTCGCCCGCATGTTGGAGGCCCGTCGCGCGCTCGCCGACGCGCTGGCGCCGCGCGAAGGACTGCCGCCGCCTCCCTTCCAGACGCTCGTCGTCGTCGGCACGGGGCGGCCCACCACGAGCGGCTACCGGATGAAGGACGGCGTGCTGGACGTGGATGACGAGGCGAAGGCCGACGGGGACGGCGCCGTGCTCGCCACGAGCGCCGTGCCCGCGCTGCCCCTGCCGTTCGAGCGCCTGGACAGCCGCGCCGAACACGTGGCGCTGATGTCCGATGACGAGGTGCTCCGCGCCATCGCGCGGTTCCTCGGACATCCCGTGCCGTGA